A genome region from Anastrepha obliqua isolate idAnaObli1 chromosome 4, idAnaObli1_1.0, whole genome shotgun sequence includes the following:
- the LOC129244531 gene encoding pre-mRNA-splicing regulator female-lethal(2)D — protein sequence MSVAAMTMDDQRPLMNSYDKMSKQYEQNLHGNTGVGGGGGGIGLGAAGAPPSGPASPTPSGSEEPQHQYHSHHHHSHHHHHHHSRHMHQHATHMLTSEHQPPSPPPTQQQQQHVHHHNQHHQTQQQQQQQPGTVAEAVTAAEHRQRLLEDEIESLKLEQARLSQQCVDAQRREKILMRRLANKEQEFQDYVSQIAEYKAAQAPTALALRSALLDPAVNLLFEKLKKELKATKAKLEETQNELSAWKFTPDSNTGKRLIAKCRLLYQENEELGKMTSNGRLAKLETELAMQKSFCEEVKKSQSEVDDFLPELDEDVEGMQSTILYLQQELKTTRDRIQTLEKENYQIKTGTLDNEDTVKSTDAEANIPSLHIGLNGVVVPSNLPINAAETCAIPYNSAVTNNTNTENILPQMHNILTHTNDIKFVAARPLETIDENACLRNYAPPPNEYYNGIEGTSLPQQHGQITGDVDATSTLNPFNAATPTVTGGALLRTVAARKRNFECIDPNESPVIAIVAAPATPTHVTAPRTLPPKKSKLRRSSIQTNEINEYDASNGIAGNAQLLGTGGIGAIAPIDPLSIVDNAVVGMANEEHPSGMAIDESAMDSNTSGVALRIMTRRRSVRQQQNGNIGGDSNH from the exons ATGAGTGTCGCTGCAATGACTATGGACGATCAGAGACCTTTGATGAACAGTTACGATAAAATGTCGAAACaatatgaacaaaatttgcACGGCAATACCGGAGTAGGTGGTGGAGGTGGTGGCATCGGTTTGGGTGCTGCTGGTGCACCACCATCTGGACCTGCCTCGCCAACGCCATCCGGTAGCGAAGAGCCGCAGCATCAATATCATTCACACCATCATCACTCAcaccaccatcatcatcatcattcgcGGCATATGCATCAACATGCGACCCATATGCTAACGTCGGAACATCAGCCACCATCGCCGCCGCCAactcagcaacagcagcaacatgtGCACCACCACAATCAACATCACCAGactcagcagcagcagcaacaacagcctGGTACTGTTGCTGAGGCCGTTACTGCTGCCGAACATCGGCAGCGGTTGCTCGAAG ATGAAATTGAGAGCCTCAAGCTGGAGCAGGCGCGGCTTTCGCAGCAATGCGTTGACGCACAGCGGCGAGAAAAAATACTCATGCGCCGCTTGGCCAATAAGGAACAAGAATTTCAGGATTATGTG aGCCAAATTGCCGAATATAAAGCAGCACAAGCACCCACTGCATTGGCATTGCGATCAGCTTTGCTCGATCCAGCTGTTAACttactttttgaaaaacttaagaAAGAATTAAAAGCTACCAAGGCAAAGTTGGAGGAAACACAAAACGAGTTGTCCGCTTGGAAATTCACACCAGACTCGAACACAGGCAAACGTTTGATAGCGAAGTGTCGTTTGTTGTATCAg gaAAATGAGGAGCTGGGTAAAATGACCTCCAATGGTCGTTTGGCTAAACTAGAGACTGAATTGGCAATGCAAAAAAGCTTCTGCGAGGAAGTAAAGAAGTCACAATCAG AGGTCGATGATTTTCTGCCCGAACTGGACGAGGATGTCGAAGGTATGCAAAGCACAATCTTATACCTTCAACAAGAACTCAAGACCACCCGCGATCGCATACAAACTTTGGAGAAGGAGAACTATCAGATAAAAACCGGCACCTTGGACAATGAAGACACTGTGAAATCCACAGATGCAGAAGCCAATATTCCATCGCTGCACATTGGTTTGAATGGCGTTGTGGTTCCCAGCAATTTGCCGATCAACGCTGCCGAAACCTGTGCCATACCCTATAACAGTGCTGTCACAAACAATACCAACACGGAAAATATCCTACCGCAAATGCACAATATTCTTACACACACCAACGATATAAAATTCGTGGCTGCGCGTCCATTGGAAACGATCGATGAGAATGCTTGTCTACGCAATTATGCACCACCACCTAATGAGTACTACAACGGGATCGAGGGAACATCCCTGCCCCAGCAACATGGCCAAATCACGGGAGATGTTGATGCCACTAGCACTTTGAATCCGTTCAATGCCGCCACACCTACAGTAACAGGTGGCGCCTTGTTGCGAACTGTGGCTGCGCGCAAACGTAATTTTGAGTGCATTGATCCGAATGAAAGTCCAGTTATTGCAATAGTTGCGGCGCCTGCTACACCAACGCATGTAACCGCACCACGCACTCTGCCACCGAAGAAGTCTAAGCTGCGACGCTCCTCCATACAAaccaatgaaataaatgaatatgaCGCCAGTAATGGTATTGCAGGCAATGCACAATTGCTAGGTACAGGCGGAATAGGTGCCATCGCACCAATTGATCCTTTGAGTATCGTTGATAATGCGGTTGTTGGCATGGCAAATGAGGAGCATCCAAGTGGCATGGCGATCGATGAATCGGCCATGGATAGTAACACCAGTGGAGTTGCGCTACGCATAATGACGCGAAGACGTTCTGTACGCCAACAGCAAAATGGTAATATTGGTGGCGATAGTAATCACTAA
- the LOC129244346 gene encoding tRNA pseudouridine(38/39) synthase, with product MNEKKVQINKRGKGRVSREEIQDWSKEELISKVLQLDAYNFQIRNLLQKKLGQSDGEFYEQLAKLEAGESPTVNNVPEVGQTKSNQKPHKRKFDFKNSHKRHVLMKLLYFGWDYHGLAVQEDSNATIEHHLFQALIRTCLIESRETAHYHRCGRTDKEVSAFCQVISIDLRSKYTPVQQLQPESLANEIDYCALLNRVLPRNIQAVAWMPLRSPVYSARFDCVERTYRYYFPKGDLCIESMQMGCELLARHTDFRNFCKMDVNNGVTNYIRQIFKASVQRCEVEQNDADDDKDGYAMYMLEIRANAFLWHQIRCIMAVLLLIGEKKEEPEVINELLDVQKNPCKPQYTPAIGLPLNLFHCEFRKNTIQPANTESNSEHSAPPADEEHTTTWIYGEEHLQKLIEAVQGEWMQYNIKSTMIRDVLHQLEQIQRREYKNSAPVQAQAWLLQDGVRPRQYQQLLNRKRCESLENRIEHFIKKQRLVVTEEPATRSSQIIKSDTYKK from the exons ATGAATGAGAAAAAGgtgcaaataaataaacgcGGAAAAGGCCGTGTGAGTCGCGAGGAAATACAAGACTGGAGTAAAGAGGAACTCATATCCAAAGTCTTACAACTGGATGCGTACAATTTTCAAATCCGGAATTTATTACAAAAGAAGTTGGGACAAAGTGATGGAGAATTTTATGAGCAGCTCGCCAAACTAGAGGCCGGCGAAAGTCCAACTGTGAATAATGTACCAGAGGTTGGTCAAACGAAGTCAAACCAAAAACCACATAAACGTAAATTTGACTTTAAGAA TAGCCACAAGCGGCACGTGCTGATGAAATTGCTCTATTTCGGCTGGGATTATCACGGCTTGGCAGTACAGGAAGATTCAAATGCTACAATAG AACACCATCTATTCCAGGCACTCATTCGCACTTGTTTAATTGAGTCTCGCGAAACCGCACATTACCACCGTTGTGGCCGTACAGACAAAGAAGTAAGCGCCTTCTGTCAAGTCATCTCCATAGACTTGCGTAGCAAATATACGCCGGTACAGCAGCTACAACCTGAATCGCTGGCTAATGAAATTGACTATTGCGCGCTGCTGAATCGAGTGTTGCCGCGCAACATACAAGCTGTAGCATGGATGCCACTGCGTAGCCCGGTGTACAGCGCGCGTTTTGATTGCGTTGAACGGACATATCGTTACTACTTTCCAAAAGGTGATTTATGCATCGAATCAATGCAAATGGGCTGTGAATTGTTGGCGAGACATACAGACTTTCGAAATTTCTGCAAAATGGATGTTAATAATGGCGTGACAAATTATATAAGGCAGATATTTAAGGCTAGTGTTCAGCGGTGTGAGGTAGAACAGAATGACGCTGATGATGATAAAGATG GCTACGCCATGTATATGCTGGAGATCAGGGCAAATGCTTTTCTGTGGCATCAAATACGTTGCATTATGGCTGTATTGCTGCTCATTGGCGAAAAGAAAGAGGAGCCAGAGGTCATAAATGAATTGCTTGATGTGCAGAAAAATCCATG TAAACCACAGTATACACCCGCCATTGGTTTGCCATTGAACCTCTTTCATTGCGAATTTCGTAAAAACACCATACAACCCGCTAATACTGAATCAAATAGTGAGCACTCAGCACCGCCAGCAGATGAGGAGCATACCACCACTTGGATATATGGCGAGGAACATCTACAAAAGCTTATTGAAGCAGTGCAAGGTGAATGGATGCAGTATAacataaa AAGTACTATGATACGCGATGTGCTACATCAGTTAGAACAGATACAGCGAAGGGAGTATAAAAACTCGGCACCTGTGCAGGCCCAGGCTTGGTTGCTGCAAGACGGCGTGCGGCCACGTCAATATCAACAGCTTTTAAATCGCAAACGTTGTG AGAGCTTGGAGAACCGCATTGAGCACTTCATAAAGAAGCAGCGTTTGGTTGTTACTGAGGAACCAGCAACGAGAAGTAGCCAAATTATAAAAAGTGATACTTATAAAAAgtga